The genomic stretch TGCCGCCTGCCGTCAGGATCAACGCGACGGACCTCAATCCGGCCATGCTGGATCACGCGGCGACCCGGCTGGAATCGCCGCGCGTGACCTGGACCCCGGCGAATGCCCAGGACCTTCCCTTTCCGGACGGCACATACGATGCCGTCGCCTGTCAGTTCGGCGTGATGTTCTTTCCCGAAATGCAGGGCGCCTTCGCGGAGGCGCGCCGCGTCCTCAAGCCCGGCGGGCTTTACGTGTTCAACGTATGGGATCGCCTCGAAGAAAATGACTTCGCCATGGTGGTGACCCAGGCCGCGGGGGCATGGTTTCCCAACGACCCGCCGCTGTTCCTGGCGCGGACCCCGCATGGCCACCACGACGTAGCGGTTCTGGCGGATCGGCTGCGGCGCGTCGGGTTCTCCACCATCGCGGCCGAGAAGGTCGCGCGCTACAGCATCGCCCGGGATGCCCGGGCGCCGGCCATGGGGTATTGCCAGGGGACCCCGCTGCGCGCCGAGATCGAGGCACGCGGCGCCGGCCTATTGGCGGAGGTTACGGATGCGGCCGCGCGGGCAATCGCGGCCAGGTTCGGCGAAGGCCGTGTGACCGGCAGGATCCGGGCGCATGTGATCTCGGCGTCCCGATAGCCCGGTTGGGGCGCGGCATCGCTGCCGCGCCCCGCCGCGCTCACGCCACCGGAACCGGCGTGTCCTTCCGCGTCTTCCACAGCGAGTAGAAGATGCCGCCCAGGATCATCGCCAGCGTGACGCCGAGCGAGATGGCCGGATCCACCTTCCCCACGATCTGGTTCCAGAAGATCTTGCCGCCGATGAACACCAGCACCAGGGCCAGCGCGTACTTCAGGTAGTGGAAGCGATGCACCATCGCCGCCAGGGCGAAGTACAGCGCCCGCAGGCCCAGGATGGCCATGATGTTCGCGGTGTAGACGATGAAGGTGTCGGTCGTGATGGCGAAGATCGCCGGCACGCTGTCCACCGCGAAGATCAGGTCGGCGATGTTGATCACCACCAGCGCCAGGAACAGCGGCGTGGCGACGCGCACCATCTTGCCCGAGACCGGGTCTGGCTCCCGCACGAAGAACTTCTGGCCGTGCAGGTTGTCGGACACGCGCATGTGGCGGCGCATGAACTTCACGACCGGGTTCTTCGAGATGTCCTGCTCACCCTCGGGCACGACCAGCATCTTGATGCCGGTGGCGATCAGGAAGGCGCCGAAGATGTAGAGCACCCAGGAATACTGCTGCACCAGGGCCGCACCCAGGGCGATCATGATGCCGCGCAGCACGATCACGCCGATGATGCCCCACACCAGCGCGCGGTACTGGTACATCCGCGGGATCGCGAAATACGTGAAGATCAGGCTGATGACGAAGACGTTGTCGATCGACAGCGCCTTCTCGATGAAGAAGCCGGTGAAGAACGCCACGCCGGCATGGGTGCCGTCGCTGGTGGTGAGCTCGCCAGCCTCGTACGCCCACCAGATGCCCGCGCCGTACAGGGTGGCGAAGCCGATGTAGAAGGCCGAGAGCCACAGGCTCTGGGCGATCCCCATTTCCTTGTCCTTGCGGTTCAGCACGCCCAGGTCGAAGGCGAGCAGCACCACCACGACGGCCAGGAAGCCCTTCCACATCCACAAGGGCTTGCCGAGCCATTCAGCCGAAAAGAATTCCATCCCCCAAAACCTCCTCTCTGGCGCGCATCACGGGCACAGAGAGGGCCGTGATCGCGCGATTTCCCACGCGATCCGACATCGCGGCACGCCTCCCACGCATGGGCAGGCGGCCGCCAGAGGGGCCCGGATCAGGTGCGGGAGATGGTCGGGGTGCGGATCGATGTCAAGACCCGTTGCGGCGGCGCCCACGATGGCCCATGTGGAATTGCAAGGGCGCCGCCGGGACACTAGGTTGCGCCCCGTTCAGACGGAGACACCCGCGCCCCCGGGCGCGGCCATAACGGGATCGAGGCGTCGCCATGGGTTCGTTCAGCATCTGGCATTGGCTTGTCGTGCTGCTGGTCATCCTGCTGCTGTTCGGCAGCGGCAAGATCAGCGGCCTGATGGGCGACCTGGCCAAGGGCATCAAGTCGTTCAAGGCGAACATCAAGGAAGACGAGAAGGACGCCTCGATGGAAGCCCAGGCCCCGGCCACGCCGCCGGCCGGCAACATCCAGGGCCCGCAGCAGGGCACGGCTACCGCCGCGCAGGCGCAGCCGGCCCAGCCCGGCAGCCGCCCCGCGGCCTGACGCCGCACGCTTCGGCCGACCGGCTGGCCCCGTCGCGCGCTGCGTGGCGGGGCCTTGCCGTTCCGGGGGGATCGTCGCCATGACCTTCGCGGAGGCAGCCGCCGCCATCGTCGCGGCCGGCCGGCGCATGGATGCGCAAGGCTGGGTGCCCGCGACGGCCGGGAATTTCTCCGCCCGCCTGGCCGATGGCACCATCGCCGTGACGCGATCGGGCTGCCACAAGGGCTTCCTCGGTACCGACGACGTGATCCGGGTGGATGCCGCCGGCGCGCCGCTCGACCCGGGTGCCAGGCCCTCCTACGAAACGCTCCTGCATTGCGGCATCTACCGCCGCTTCCCCGGGGCCGGCGCCGTGCTGCACGGCCATTCCGTCGCGAATACGGTGCTGTCACGCCGCGCGGGGTCCGCCATCCGCCTGGCCGGCTACGAACTGCTCAAGGCCTTCCCCGGTGGTCCGACGCACGACACGGCGGCGGACCTGCCCGTGGTCGACAACGACCAGGACATCGCGCGGATGCAGGCCGGCCTCGATGCGCTGTGGGACGCGACACCGGATGCCCCGCCGGGCTACTTGATCCGCTGCCACGGCGTCTATGTCTGGGGTGCCGACATGGACGCCGCACTGATGCGCCTCGAGGCGCTGGAATTCATGCTGCTCTGTGAACTCGAAGACGGGAGACGCACGCCATGAGCCTGCTGACCATCCGCGACGCCGCCACCGGCGCCGAGACGCTGCGCACCGAGGACCCCGTGGCCATCGCCGCGGCGCTCAAGCCGATCGGCGTGCGCTTCGAACGCTGGCCGCTCGCCGACCTGCCCGCCGGCGCCGAGGCCGACGCCGTGCTCGCCGCCTATCGCCCGCAACTCGACGCCTTCCTGCGCGAGAGCAAGGCCGGCACCGCCGACGTCATCCGACTGACCGCCGACCACCCGCAGAAGGACGCGATCCGCGCCAAGTTCAACGCCGAGCACATCCACACCGAGGACGAGGTCCGCTTCTTCCACGAGGGTGCGGGCAATTTCGTCATGCATGTGGACGGCAGGATCTACGACGCGCACTGCACCCGCGGTGACCTGATCTCGGTGCCCGCCAACACCAAGCACTGGTTCGATGCCGGCGAGGTCCCGCACGTCACGGCGCTGCGCGTCTTCACCGACACCACCGGCTGGACGCCGCACTACACGGGGTCCGACATCGCCGCGCGCGTCCCGGTCACGGTCGAGGCGGCGTGAGCGCCCGCGCGTCCGATCGCCGAAAGGCTCAGGCGCCGCAGGCGTCGAGCACCGGGGGCGTGAATCGGCCGCGCCCAGAATGCATCCTGACCGACATCGAGGGGACCACCACCGCCATCGCCTTCGTGAAGGACACGCTGTTCCCCTTCGCGGCGGCCGCGCTGGACGGCTTCCTTGATGCGCAGGGCGATGACCCGCAGGTCGCCGCCATCCTGGCCGAGGTGCCTGGGCCGGACCAACGCGCCACGCTGCGCGCCTGGATGGCGGCCGATGCCAAGGTCACGCCGCTGAAGTCCCTGCAGGGCCTGATCTGGCGCGCCGGCTACGAGGATGGCCGCCTGCACGGCCACCTCTGGCCCGACGTCGCGTCCTGCCTGCGCGCCTGGGCGCAGGCGGGGGTCACACTCGCGGTCTATTCCTCCGGGTCGGTCCCGGCGCAGAAGCTGCTGTTCGGCCACTCCGTCGCGGGCGACCTGACGCCGGTCTTCGCCGGCTTCTTCGATACCACGGTCGGCACCAAGCGCGACCCCGCATCCTACGCCGCCATTGCCGCCACGCTCGGCATCCCGCCCGCCGACATCCTGTTTCTGTCCGACGTGGCGGAGGAGCTCGACGCCGCTGCTGCCGCCGGCCTGCGCGGCTGCCAGCTCGTGCGCACGGCAGACGGCACACAGCCCTGCCCGCGCCACGTGCAGGCCGCCGACTTCCCGGCGGTGGCCCGCCTCTATGCCCTGCCTGCGCCTGTGGCGCCGCCCGTCGCAACCCGGTAGAACCGGCCGCACCCCTGTCACCCTCAGCGCGCGGAGGTCCGCCATGCTCACGACCTGGACGGTCGAGGACGGCCGCTGCCGCCTGCGCGAGGGCGCCGTCTCCGACATCACTGCCGTCCTGCCCGAGGATGCGCGCGCCGCCGCCGCCGCGGCCTGCGACCCCGACAACCTGCGCCGCGCGGTCTGGATCGACCTGCTGAACCCCACCCTGGCCGAGGAGAAGGCGGTGCAGGACGCGCTGCGCCTCGAGATCCCGACCCGCGAGGAGATGCAGGAGATCGAGAGCTCCTCGCGCCTGTACCGGGAGGATGACGCGCTGTTTCTCACCGCCAACTTCCTCTACGGCGTGGACAACGGCGAATACGGGTCGACCGCCATTTCCTTCGTGCTGACCAACACCACGCTGGTCACGGTGCGCTACGCCACGCCCAAGGCCTTCTCGGTGTTCGGCGTGCGCGCGCAGAAGCAGCCCACCACGCTGCTGGTCTCGCCCGATGCGGTGATGCTGCACCTGTTCGAACAGATCGTGGATCGCCTGGCCGACATCCTGGAACGCGTTGCCGCCGACATGGACCGTGCCTCCCAGCGCACCTTCCGCGTTGCGCGGCCCGACGCCAAGGCGAACCGCCGCGGCGACCAGATGAAGGAAACGCTGATCACGCTCGGCCAGGTCGGCGAAGTCACCACGCGCACCTCGGAAACCCTGCTCGGCCTCAATCGCATCCTCGCCTTCGTGGGGGCCGAGAAGGCCTCTGCCGTCCGCAAGGAACACCAGCCGCTGATCAAGACGCTGGTGCGCGACGTGCGCTCCCTGGTCGAGCACGCGACCTTCCTCAATGCCAAGGCACAGTTCCTGCTCGATGCCGTGCTCGGCGTCATCAACGTGGAGCAGAACAACATCATCAAGACCTTCACCGTGGCCTCGGTCGCGCTGATGCCGCCCACGCTGATCGCCAGCATCTACGGCATGAACTTCAAGTTCATGCCGGAGCTCGACTGGGCCGCGGGCTATCCGATCGCGCTGTGCATGATGGTGGTCAGCGCCATCCTTCCGGTGCTGTATTTCCGCAGGAAGGGCTGGCTGTAGCGCGGCATCGCGTTCGGACGGAATGAACTGAACGCGCTAGGCTGCTCGCACATCAATGCGCCAGGGCAGGCGGCGGGAGCGGATGCGAACGCCGCATGCACCAGCCCACGAGGACCCCCGCGATGCGAATCCTGCTGGCCAACCCCAACACCACCGAGGGCATCACCGCGCTGATGGCCGCCGCCGCGCGCGCCACCGCCGCCCCGGGCACCGAGATCAAGCCGGTGACCGCCGGCTTCGGCGCCGCGGTGATCGGCAGCCGCATGGAGATGGTGGTCGGCGACTACGCCAGCCTGGCCTTGGTCGCGCGCGAGGCCGAGGGCTGCGATGCCGTCATCGTCGCCGCCGCCATCGACAGCGGCCTGCGCGCCATCAAGCAGATGCTCCCGGTGCCGGTTGTGGGCCTGACGGAATCCGCCATCCATGCGGCGAACCTCACGGGCGGACGCTTCGGCCTGGTGGTCTCCTCCACCCGCACCGGCGCGGTGATGCGCGAGATGGTGGAAGGCTATGGGCTGGGCTCGCGCCTGGCCGGCATCCGCGCCCTCGGCAGCGATGCCAGCGCGGTCTATGGCGACCTCGAGGGCAGCGCGCGCGCCATCACCACCGCCGCCTGCCAACTGGCCGAGGAGGACCTCGCGGAATCCGTCGTGCTGATCGGCGCCGTGATGGCGGGGATGCCCGCGCGCATTGCCGACCGGGTGCCGGTGCCGGTGATCGAGGGCGTCAGCGCCGCCGTCGTGCTGGCCGAGGGGCTGGCGCGGCTCGGCCTGCGCAAGCCGGCTCTGGGCAGCTTCGCGCCGCCGGGCAAGCGCAGCGTGACGGGCGTGGACCCAGCGCTCGCCGCCCGGCTCGACGGTGCCGGATAGCCGCGCTCACCCCGCGCGGATGCGCGCGGCGAGCGGCGCCCAGCGCTCGATCTCGGCGCGCAGATGCGCCTGCGCCGCCTCGGGCGACGTGTCCGGCCAGGTGTCCACGCCGATCCGCGCCAGGCGCTCCACCGTGGCGGGATTGGCCAGCGCATCCCGCGCGGCGGCGCGCAGCGTGGCGAGCACCGGCGCCGGCGTATCCGCCCGCACATAGATGATCTGCCAGGCGCTGACGTCGAAGCCCGGCACGCCACCCTCGATCATCGTCGGCAACGATGGATCCGGCGCGCCGCGCTGCGCCCCGGTGGTGGCCAGCGCGCGCACCGCGCCGGAGTCCACCAGCGGCCGAAGCACGGTCGGCGTGTCGATCATCATCTGCGTGCGGCCAGTGATCAGGTCCTGCACGATATTCGCCATCGCCCGGTAGGGCACGATGGTGAAATCGAGGTTCAGCGTGGCCTTGAGCAATTCTCCCGCCATCGCATTCGTGGTGCCGGGCGTGCCGGCGCCGAGGTTCACCGCTGCCCCCTCGCGCCGCAGCCAGGCTATCAGCCCCGGCATGTCGGTGGCCGGCACGTCCTTGTGCACCACCAGCATGAAGGTCTGCCGCGCCGCCAGCGCGACCGGCGCGAAGGCCGTCGCGGGATCGTGCTGGAAGCTCGGATAGAGCAGGTTCATCACCGGGTGGTTGTTGGTCGCCGTCATCAGCGTCATGCCGTCGGCCGGCGCGCGCAGCAGCGCCAGCGCGCCGAGCGTGCTGCCCGCGCCCGCGACATTCTCCGACACCACCGTGCGCCCGAGCGCCGCGCCCATCTGCTCCGCCAGGATGCGCCCGACCGCATCGGTCAACCCGCCGGGGCCGACCGGCAGGATCATCCGCAGCGGCCGGTCGGGCAGGGCGGTCTGGGCAAAGGCGGGCGCGGCGGCGAGCAGCGCGCCGGCGCCGAACAAGGCACGGCGGGTGGTGGGATGCATGGAGCCCCCTGGCTGGTGTCCCGGTGAACCGTGCGGCGGCGCTTTGCCTCGACGTTACCGGTCCTGCCCGGGGCCGCAAGCCGGCATTGGACGGTTTGCGCGGCGCAGCATTCCTGCTTGGATCGGCGGGACATTAAGGAGCCCCGCATGAGCGAACCCACCCGCGTTGCCGCATCGCTGGACACCATCCGCTGGGGCGCCTTCGACGCGTCCTTCCCGCCCGTCGCCACCATCGACCCTGGCCAGGTGGTGATCCTGGAATGCCTCTCCGGCGGGCCGGAGGTGATGCCGCCGCAGGAGAAGATGATGGCGGTGCACCCCGTGCTGCGGGAGGTCCACGCGAAGCTCCCGCGCCTGGGCGCGCACGTCATCACCGGCCCCGTCGCGGTGCGCGGCGCCGAGCCCGGCGACGCGCTGCGCATCGACATCGAGAAGATCGAACTCGGCGCCGACTGGGGCTTCTGCGGCTTCCGCCCCCTGTTCGGCACGCTGCCAGAAGATTTTCCCTACCGCCGCACCCTGCACATCCCGGTCGACCGCGCCGCGATGACCTGCAAGCTGCCCTTCGGCCCGAAGGAAGGCGGGATGGACCTGCCGTTGGCACCCTTCTTCGGCGTGATGGGCGTCGCACCCCCGGCCGACTGGGGCATGATCAACACCAAGGAACCGCGCGCCATCGGCGGCAACCTCGACAACAAGGAACTGACCGAGGGCAGCACGCTGTACCTGCCGGTGTTCAACGAGGGCGCGCTGTTCTCCGCCGGCGACGGCCACGGCGTGCAGGGCGATGGCGAGGTCTGCATCAACGCGCTGGAAATCTGCCTGACCGGGCATTTCCGCCTGTCCCTGGTGAAGGGGGGCGGCGCCAAGGACCCGGTGCTGAAATTCCCGCGCGCGGAGACGCGCACCCACTACATCACCATGGGCATGAACGAGGACCTGGACCTCGCGATGAAGCAGGCGCTGCGCGAGATGATCGCGTTCATCTGCTCGCGCACGAACCTGTCCGACGCCGACGCCTATCAGTTCTGCTCGCTGGCGGTGGACTTCCACGTCACCCAGACGGTGAACGGGGAGAAGGGGGTGCATGGGATGCTGAAGAAGGGGCTGCTGTTCTGAACGCGCCGGGAGGGCGCTGCCCTCCCGGACCCACCCGCCAGGGGGCTGCGGCCCCCTGGACCGCGGACACTCAACAGCTATGAACCGGTTGCTCGAAGACCTCTCCAGCAACTTCCGCAGGACCGACACGGACAGCGCCCGCCACCTTTGGTCCTGCGACGACAGGACCTTCCTGGCCGCCGCGCGCCCCGATCCCGATTGGCCACGGCAGTATTTCGGCCCGGCCTACGCGGCGCTGGCCGACCGCTTCGCGGGCAACCCCGCGGCACGCACGCAACGTGACATCGACACGATCCGCACCGTCATCGCCGAACACCTGCCAGCCCGCCCGCGCATCCTCGACATCCCCTGCGGCACCGGGCGCCACGCGAACGCACTGGCGGCGCAGGGCCTCGAGGTCACTGGCCTCGACCTGCAGCCTGACTACCTGCGCACCGCCCGTACCGAAGGCAGCGCCAGCTACGCCGCCGCCGACATGCGCGCCCTGCCGGTCGCCACGGCCAGTATCGACCTGGTGCTGAACATGTGGAACTCGCTCGGCTACTTCCTCAACCCCGCCGACGAAGCCGCCACCCTGGCCGAATTCCGCCGCGTGCTGCGCCCGGGCGGGATGGTGCTGGTGCAGCAGGACCTGGACGCGCCGGCCGCGCTGGAAGGGCGCTGGCTGCAGCACATGAAGGCGCCGCTCGACGACGGCGCCTGGCTGCTGGTGCGCCAGGTGCCGGATGCGTCCCTCGGCGGGCTCGCCTGCCTGTCCTGGGTCGTGCTGCCGGGCCAGGACCCCTTCCAGGGCCCGGCCTTCTTCCTGCGCCTGCGCGACGACGCCGCCTGGGCGCGGGATGCGCAGGCGGCGGGCTTCGCGACCGTCGCGATCGCCCGCACGCCGCCCGGTGTGGCGCCGCACGAGACGGTGGTGCTGCTGAAGGCCTGAACGACTCGCGTCGACAGATGCTGGTCGGATGGTTCCATCCGACCAGGGGAAGATGCCCGCGACACCAGGGGGCTGCCGTCATTGCCGCCGGCCGAGGGCGGGGCAGCGGCGCTATCCGGCGCGGCACCGGCATCCTCGCTGTGACGTGACTCGCTTACTGCTGCCCTGGGGCGCGCCTAACCTGCGTATCGATCCGCTTGCAGACCGGACGCATGACCAACCCGCCGCACCCTGCCGATGCGTTCAGCCCGCGGCACCACTAAAGGACCAAAAACCTAGAATATCAAGGTGTCAAGACGCCTTTAGGCCTTTGGCGGGAGGGTCCGGGAGCGCAGAGCCCTCCCGGCGCAACCTTCGCCGATCGATCTACGCAGCGAGCGTCACCGCTCGACGCACATCGCGACACCCATGCCGCCCCCGATGCACAGCGTCGCCAGCCCCTTCTTGGCGCCGCGCTTCTGCATCTCGAACAGCAGGGTGGTCAGCACCCGCGCGCCTGAGGCCCCGATCGGGTGCCCCAGCGCGATCGCGCCGCCATTCACGTTCACCTTCGACGTATCCCAGCCGAGGTCCTTGTTCACCGCGATCGCCTGCGCCGCGAAGGCCTCGTTGGCCTCGATCAGGTCGAGTTCCTCGTGCTTCCACCCGGCCTTGGCCAGTGCCTTGCGCGAGGCCGGGATCGGCCCGGTCCCCATGATCGACGGATCAACGCCCGCGGTCGCCCAGGAGACGATGCGCGCCATCGGCGTGATTCCGCGCTTCGCCGCTTCGTCCGCGCTCATCACCACCAGCGCCGCGGCGCCGTCGTTGATG from Roseomonas fluvialis encodes the following:
- a CDS encoding twin-arginine translocase TatA/TatE family subunit translates to MGSFSIWHWLVVLLVILLLFGSGKISGLMGDLAKGIKSFKANIKEDEKDASMEAQAPATPPAGNIQGPQQGTATAAQAQPAQPGSRPAA
- a CDS encoding class I SAM-dependent methyltransferase is translated as MNRLLEDLSSNFRRTDTDSARHLWSCDDRTFLAAARPDPDWPRQYFGPAYAALADRFAGNPAARTQRDIDTIRTVIAEHLPARPRILDIPCGTGRHANALAAQGLEVTGLDLQPDYLRTARTEGSASYAAADMRALPVATASIDLVLNMWNSLGYFLNPADEAATLAEFRRVLRPGGMVLVQQDLDAPAALEGRWLQHMKAPLDDGAWLLVRQVPDASLGGLACLSWVVLPGQDPFQGPAFFLRLRDDAAWARDAQAAGFATVAIARTPPGVAPHETVVLLKA
- a CDS encoding acetamidase/formamidase family protein; amino-acid sequence: MSEPTRVAASLDTIRWGAFDASFPPVATIDPGQVVILECLSGGPEVMPPQEKMMAVHPVLREVHAKLPRLGAHVITGPVAVRGAEPGDALRIDIEKIELGADWGFCGFRPLFGTLPEDFPYRRTLHIPVDRAAMTCKLPFGPKEGGMDLPLAPFFGVMGVAPPADWGMINTKEPRAIGGNLDNKELTEGSTLYLPVFNEGALFSAGDGHGVQGDGEVCINALEICLTGHFRLSLVKGGGAKDPVLKFPRAETRTHYITMGMNEDLDLAMKQALREMIAFICSRTNLSDADAYQFCSLAVDFHVTQTVNGEKGVHGMLKKGLLF
- a CDS encoding class I SAM-dependent methyltransferase translates to MSHRFAGLSEGRLLEVAAGTGILTRALDATLPPAVRINATDLNPAMLDHAATRLESPRVTWTPANAQDLPFPDGTYDAVACQFGVMFFPEMQGAFAEARRVLKPGGLYVFNVWDRLEENDFAMVVTQAAGAWFPNDPPLFLARTPHGHHDVAVLADRLRRVGFSTIAAEKVARYSIARDARAPAMGYCQGTPLRAEIEARGAGLLAEVTDAAARAIAARFGEGRVTGRIRAHVISASR
- the mtnC gene encoding acireductone synthase, with protein sequence MNRPRPECILTDIEGTTTAIAFVKDTLFPFAAAALDGFLDAQGDDPQVAAILAEVPGPDQRATLRAWMAADAKVTPLKSLQGLIWRAGYEDGRLHGHLWPDVASCLRAWAQAGVTLAVYSSGSVPAQKLLFGHSVAGDLTPVFAGFFDTTVGTKRDPASYAAIAATLGIPPADILFLSDVAEELDAAAAAGLRGCQLVRTADGTQPCPRHVQAADFPAVARLYALPAPVAPPVATR
- a CDS encoding aspartate/glutamate racemase family protein; translated protein: MRILLANPNTTEGITALMAAAARATAAPGTEIKPVTAGFGAAVIGSRMEMVVGDYASLALVAREAEGCDAVIVAAAIDSGLRAIKQMLPVPVVGLTESAIHAANLTGGRFGLVVSSTRTGAVMREMVEGYGLGSRLAGIRALGSDASAVYGDLEGSARAITTAACQLAEEDLAESVVLIGAVMAGMPARIADRVPVPVIEGVSAAVVLAEGLARLGLRKPALGSFAPPGKRSVTGVDPALAARLDGAG
- the corA gene encoding magnesium/cobalt transporter CorA — its product is MLTTWTVEDGRCRLREGAVSDITAVLPEDARAAAAAACDPDNLRRAVWIDLLNPTLAEEKAVQDALRLEIPTREEMQEIESSSRLYREDDALFLTANFLYGVDNGEYGSTAISFVLTNTTLVTVRYATPKAFSVFGVRAQKQPTTLLVSPDAVMLHLFEQIVDRLADILERVAADMDRASQRTFRVARPDAKANRRGDQMKETLITLGQVGEVTTRTSETLLGLNRILAFVGAEKASAVRKEHQPLIKTLVRDVRSLVEHATFLNAKAQFLLDAVLGVINVEQNNIIKTFTVASVALMPPTLIASIYGMNFKFMPELDWAAGYPIALCMMVVSAILPVLYFRRKGWL
- a CDS encoding Bug family tripartite tricarboxylate transporter substrate binding protein, coding for MHPTTRRALFGAGALLAAAPAFAQTALPDRPLRMILPVGPGGLTDAVGRILAEQMGAALGRTVVSENVAGAGSTLGALALLRAPADGMTLMTATNNHPVMNLLYPSFQHDPATAFAPVALAARQTFMLVVHKDVPATDMPGLIAWLRREGAAVNLGAGTPGTTNAMAGELLKATLNLDFTIVPYRAMANIVQDLITGRTQMMIDTPTVLRPLVDSGAVRALATTGAQRGAPDPSLPTMIEGGVPGFDVSAWQIIYVRADTPAPVLATLRAAARDALANPATVERLARIGVDTWPDTSPEAAQAHLRAEIERWAPLAARIRAG
- a CDS encoding TerC family protein yields the protein MEFFSAEWLGKPLWMWKGFLAVVVVLLAFDLGVLNRKDKEMGIAQSLWLSAFYIGFATLYGAGIWWAYEAGELTTSDGTHAGVAFFTGFFIEKALSIDNVFVISLIFTYFAIPRMYQYRALVWGIIGVIVLRGIMIALGAALVQQYSWVLYIFGAFLIATGIKMLVVPEGEQDISKNPVVKFMRRHMRVSDNLHGQKFFVREPDPVSGKMVRVATPLFLALVVINIADLIFAVDSVPAIFAITTDTFIVYTANIMAILGLRALYFALAAMVHRFHYLKYALALVLVFIGGKIFWNQIVGKVDPAISLGVTLAMILGGIFYSLWKTRKDTPVPVA
- a CDS encoding 1,2-dihydroxy-3-keto-5-methylthiopentene dioxygenase, encoding MSLLTIRDAATGAETLRTEDPVAIAAALKPIGVRFERWPLADLPAGAEADAVLAAYRPQLDAFLRESKAGTADVIRLTADHPQKDAIRAKFNAEHIHTEDEVRFFHEGAGNFVMHVDGRIYDAHCTRGDLISVPANTKHWFDAGEVPHVTALRVFTDTTGWTPHYTGSDIAARVPVTVEAA
- a CDS encoding methylthioribulose 1-phosphate dehydratase, which translates into the protein MTFAEAAAAIVAAGRRMDAQGWVPATAGNFSARLADGTIAVTRSGCHKGFLGTDDVIRVDAAGAPLDPGARPSYETLLHCGIYRRFPGAGAVLHGHSVANTVLSRRAGSAIRLAGYELLKAFPGGPTHDTAADLPVVDNDQDIARMQAGLDALWDATPDAPPGYLIRCHGVYVWGADMDAALMRLEALEFMLLCELEDGRRTP